In Parasegetibacter sp. NRK P23, the genomic stretch CCTCCCCCAGGGAAAGGCCTCGTGTAGCTTCCAGTTCAGCCCCTTTCAATTCCCCCACCTGCGCGGTGGTCTTCTGTTTTCCGGCACCTGTTACAGTAACTTCGGCCAGCTCATTGTGGCGATGGGGCAAAGCGATGTTCTTGGTAAGATCGTCATTGAGGTGAATATGAAGTGAAACGGGATCACAACCAATATGGGACACAATAAGGTTGTAATTCCCCGGACAAAGTCCTTCCAGGAGAAAGTTGCCTTGTTCATCCGTTTCCACGGTTTTCTTCAGTTCCAGCAGGGTAACCGTGGCGGAACTTAGTTTTTCACGGGTGTCCGCATCCTGCACCGTACCCTTCAAACGAAGAATACACTGGGCGGAAGCCAGATTTCCCATTGCCACTAAAATTACCAGGACCAACCAGTTTTTTGAAACCACGATTCAAATTTGAAGGTACAAAACTAAGGATTTGACTTAAATATGCAACACTATTTCATTTTTTATTAATGGAAGTAAAGAATGGGGTAATAAATTGCCGGTCCCAAACGAACAGGTATGGCGCTCCCTTATTTTTACCAGGAACAATATGCAGGCGAAAAAAACTGGATATTGGACGAAGACACCAGCAAGCATTGTGTACAGGTACTGCGGATGGAAGCCGGTGAAAAACTGGTGCTCACCAACGGGAAAGGACTACTTGCTACCGTTCAGATCACGGATCCGCACAAAAAGAAATGCGGCGTCACCCTTGTTTCGGTGGAAAATATCCCTGCCCCGGCCCACAAACAACTGATCGGGATCTCTCTTTTAAAGAATGCTTCGCGGTTCGAATGGTTCCTGGAGAAGGCAACTGAACTCGGCATTAACGGTATTGTACCCTTGTTGTGTAAAAGAACGGAGCGTCAACATTTCAGGGAAGAAAGGCTGAAGGGCATTCTCATTGCCGCGATGCTCCAGTCGCAGAAAGCCTGGCTTCCAGAGTTATATACTCCCCAATCCATAGAAGAAGTCGTTAAAATACCCGCTGAAAAAAAGTTCATAGCCCACTGCATGGACAGTGAAAAAACGCCCTTAAAAATGATGGTAACCCCGGCCGTTTCCCAGTATTTATTAATCGGCCCCGAAGGGGATTTCACGGAAGAAGAAGTAATATCAGCCAGCAACGCAGGCTTTCAACCCGTCTCCCTGGGCAATTTCCGGCTCCGCACCGAAACCGCCGGCATCTACGGTGCAGTAACACTTATGATGTAGGTGGTCACAAAACCGCTCCTTGCGTCTCCGCTTCCTTGCGTCCTTGCGTGAAAAAAAATCAAAGTCCCTTACAAATCTTCCCCGCAATCCCTGGCCCCTCATAAATGAACCCCGTCCAAACCTGCACCAGTTCAGCCCCTGCATTCAGTTTCTCCCGGGCATCCTCACCCGTAAAAATGCCGCCTGCGGCAATCACCGGAATCGATCCGCCTGTTTCTGAACAGATGTATTGCACCACTTCTGTACTCCTTTGCCGCACGGGTTTTCCACTTAATCCTCCTGCGCCAATGGCTTCCACTTCGGAAGCAGGCGTCTTCAGTCCTTCCCGGCTTATCGTCGTATTCGTGGCTACCAGTCCATCCAACCGGATTTCGGTGGCGAGTGAAATAATATCATCAAGTTGTCCCTGGGTGAGGTCCGGCGCTATTTTCAGCAGGAGCGGCCTTGGCGTGGACGATTGTACGTTAATCGTCTGAAGATGGGAGAGTATTTTCCGGAGCGCGTCCTTTTCCTGTAATTCGCGCAAACCGGGTGTATTGGGAGAACTTACATTCACCACAAAGTAGTCCACCACATCGGCGAGTTCTGTAAAGCAACGTTCATAATCTTTCCAGGCGTCTTCATTGGGCGTAACCTTGTTTTTACCGATATTTCCCCCGATGATCATGGGCAGTTCACC encodes the following:
- a CDS encoding quinone-dependent dihydroorotate dehydrogenase, producing MYSLLRNLLFLVDPETVHYLAMNSLQGVCGIAPAKNAIAASMTPPASLAKKVFGLTFRNPVGLAAGFDKNARYLRELRALGFGSVEIGTVTPKPQDGNEKPRLFRLPKDGALINRMGFNNDGVKVAARRLAEWKNQEQKGLKPGELPMIIGGNIGKNKVTPNEDAWKDYERCFTELADVVDYFVVNVSSPNTPGLRELQEKDALRKILSHLQTINVQSSTPRPLLLKIAPDLTQGQLDDIISLATEIRLDGLVATNTTISREGLKTPASEVEAIGAGGLSGKPVRQRSTEVVQYICSETGGSIPVIAAGGIFTGEDAREKLNAGAELVQVWTGFIYEGPGIAGKICKGL
- a CDS encoding 16S rRNA (uracil(1498)-N(3))-methyltransferase produces the protein MALPYFYQEQYAGEKNWILDEDTSKHCVQVLRMEAGEKLVLTNGKGLLATVQITDPHKKKCGVTLVSVENIPAPAHKQLIGISLLKNASRFEWFLEKATELGINGIVPLLCKRTERQHFREERLKGILIAAMLQSQKAWLPELYTPQSIEEVVKIPAEKKFIAHCMDSEKTPLKMMVTPAVSQYLLIGPEGDFTEEEVISASNAGFQPVSLGNFRLRTETAGIYGAVTLMM